GGCGTTCTCCGACCACCCGGGCTCCGGCTCCTCGGGATACCCGATCCCGCACTGGCTGGATCTCACTACCCTCGCGGCAGTCGGAGGTCTCTGGTTCGCGGCTTTCACCGCGCAGCTGAACAAGCACTCGCTCCTGCCGGTTGGTGAACCCCACCTCGAAGAGGCTCTCGAGGCATGAGCTCGCAATGGAACGAGCAGCTCGATCGCGAGCTCAGCCTGAAGGGCCTGATCATCTTTGCCGTCGGCCTGACCGTGGTCGTCGTCGCCATGGCCGCTCTCATGTGGGTCTTGGCCGGCACACTGAAGGGGCGGCTGGCGGATCAAGACCCGCCGCGGCCGAAACTACCCGCCGCTCGCACTCAGCCCTTGCCACCGGAGCCGCGTCTTCAGGCCGAGCCCGAGGAAGACCTGCGGCTCATGCGTGAAGAGGAAGAACACTTGCTTTCTACCTTTGACTGGGTCGATCAAGCTTCGGGCGTGGCGCGAGTGCCGGTTGCGACAGCGATCGACCTGCTGGCTGAAGAGTCGAGGCCGGGCTCGGAGGAGGCGCCGTGAGCGCGGGTAGAAAGGCGCTTCTATGGGCGTTCTTGGGTACTGTTCTTTGCGGTGCCGGAGTCGGCATTGGACCCGCTGAGGCGCAACCCACGGCGCCGCCCAAAGTCGGGCTTCCCGCCGGCCAGGTACCCGAACAGCTGCGCGGAATCGGGTTCGAGCAACGGCTCGGCGAACCGATTCCTCTGGATCTCGAGCTCGTGGATGCCGCGGGACGGACAATCCTACTGGGCGATCGCCTCAGCGAGCGCCCGGCATTGCTGGTTCCCGTTTACTACGACTGCCCGATGCTCTGCGGCCTGGTCCTCGAGGCCCTGTCCAAGAGTCTGAGGGTTCTGTCGCTGGAAGTCGGTCGCGATTTCGACGTCGTCGTCTTCTCGTTCGATTCCACCGAGGGCCACGAGCTGGCGGCAAAGACCCGCAAGCGGATTCTCCGGTACTTCGACTCGGAGGCCGGCTGGAGCTTCCTGGTCGGTTCGGACGAGTCCATCCGGCGACTCACCACCTCGATCGGCTATACCGCCAAGCGCGATCAAAAGAGCGGCGAAATGGCACACGCGGCCGGACTTTTCGTTCTGACACCCGAGGGCCGGATCGCCCGAGTTTTCTTCGGCATCGACTATCCACCGCGGGATCTTCGACTGGCTCTGGTCGAAGCCGGCGAAGGCACGATCGGCGGCTTTGTCGACCAGGTGCTCTTGTTCTGCTTTCGCTACGACCCGGCGACCGGGCGTTACAGCACGGCAATCCTGAGAATCGTTCGCGTCGGCGGAATGCTGACGGCCTTGGCCGTCGCTGCCTTCGTCTATCTCGCACGGCGTCGCGAGCGCGTCCACTCGCCGAACACAACCGCCGGCAGCGCCGAGGGAACCGCCTAAATGTCAGACAGGTTTCCACTCTTTCCCGAAAGCGCGACCAAGCTGGCGCGAGAGATCGACGCGCTCTACTTCACGGCACTGGGCATCACCGCGGTCTTCTCCCTCCTGATCGCGGTTTTGGTTCTCTATTTCGCGATCCGTTATCGGCGTCGAAGCGAGGACGAGGTCGGCAAGCCCGAAAAAGGCGGCCTGTGGCTCGAAATCGTGTGGTCCGCGATTCCGCTGGCAATCCTCATGGGTATGTTCGGCTGGGGCGCCAAGATCTTCTTCGAAGCCCGGAGACCTCCCTCCGACGCCGTCGCCTACTACGTGACCGCGAAGCAGTGGATGTGGAAGTTTCAGCATCCCGACGGCCGGCGTGAGATCAACGACCTGCACGTCCCGCTCGGCCAGACCATCAAGCTGGTCATGACTTCCGAGGACGCGATCCATTCATTCTTCGTTCCCGCCTTCCGGGTCAAGATGGACGTGCTTCCCGGTCGCTACACCACACTGTGGTTTCGGGCCGAAAAAGCCGGTACCTTCAGGCTCTTCTGCACCGAATACTGCGGAACAGAGCACTCCTTCATGCGCGGCTCGGTGGTCGTGATGGAGCCGCGGGACTATGAGGCCTGGCTGGGGAACCGGACCCTCGGCCCGCAGCGGGTCGCGACCGGCGAAGAGCTCTTCGCGCAACTCGCCTGCGACACCTGTCACCGCAGCAACAGCGCGGCTCAAGCTCCAATTCTCGACGGTATCTTCGGCAAGGTGGAGAAGTTCGCCGACGGCTCTGAGGTTCTGATCGACGAAAACTACTTGCGTGAGTCGATTCTGAATCCCGGCGCCAAGCTCGTCGAGGGATACATGGCGATCATGCCTACCGCGCAGGGCCGGCTCTCCGAAGAAGAGCTCCTCCAACTCATTCGCTACTTGAAATCACTCGGCGAGGAAGCACCGGCTGAGCCCGAGACGGCGGGATCGTCAGAGGGACCGGCAGAGGAACAGGGATCATGAGCACACAGGTTGCCAAGGCCGATCGCCGGCGAACGCACTATCTCAACGCCGACTTCGGCGTGAAGTCCTGGCTGCTGACCAGAGATCACAAGCGGATCGCGCTTCTCTATCTCATCTCGGTCAGCCTGTTCTTCCTGCTCGGCGGGCTGATGGCCGTCTTCATCCGGCTGGAGCTCGTGACGCCAGCCGGCGACTTCGTCCAGGCCGGCACCTACAACCGCCTGTTCACCATGCACGGCATCCTGATGGTGTTCTTCTTCTTGATTCCGTCAGTGCCGGCGGTCCTGGGAAATTTTCTTATACCCCTCATGATCGGCGCCAAGGACCTGGCCTTCCCGAGGATCAATCTGGCGAGTTGGTACGTCTACACGATCGGCGGCCTATTCACGCTCTGGGCGGTCCTTCAGGGAGGCGTCGACACCGGCTGGACGTTCTACGTACCGTTTTCGACGACCTACTCCAATACCTATGTCATCGCCGTCGGGCTGGGGATCTTCATCACCGGCTTCTCGTCGATCATGACCGGGGTGAACTTCATCGTCACCATCCATCGCATGCGAGCCCCGGGGCTGACCTGGTTCAGGCTGCCGCTCTTTGTCTGGGCGCACTATGCCACCAGTCTGATCTTCATTCTCGGGACCCCGGTTCTGGCGATCACGATTCTGCTGCTGGCGGCCGAGCGCATGTTCCACATCGGGATCTTCGATCCCGCCCTGGGCGGCGACCCGGTTCTCTTCCAGCACCTGTTCTGGTTCTATTCGCACCCGGCGGTCTACATCATGATTCTGCCGACGATGGGAGTCATGTCGGAGCTCGTCACCGCGTTCGCCCGCAAACGGATCTTCGGCTACAAGGTCATGGCCTTCGCGTCGGTCGCGATCGCGATCCTGGGTTTCCTGGTCTGGGGCCACCACATGTACGTCTCCAGCCAGTCGCCTTACGCCGGAATGATCTTCTCGGTCCTGTCGATGCTGGTTGCGGTGCCGTCGGCGGTCAAGGTCTTCAACTGGACCGCGACGCTCTATGAAGGTTCCGTCTCCTGGGAGACGCCGATGCTCTATGCGCTGGGTTTCATCGGCCTGTTCACCATCGGTGGCCTGACCGGCGTCATGCTGGCCACCCTCGGAATCGACATCCACGTTCACGACACCTATTTCGTGGTCGCCCACTTCCACTACATCATGGTGGGCGGCGCGATCATGGGCTTTCTCGGCGGCCTCCACTTCTGGTGGCCCAAGATCACCGGCCGGCTCTACCCGATCTTCTGGTCCAAGTTCGGAGCCATCGTAATTTTCCTGGGCTTCAACCTGACCTTCTTTCCCCAGTTCCTGCTCGGGTACATGGGCATGCCCCGGCGCTACTACAGCTATCCGGACGACTTCCAGGTCTTGAACGTCATGTCCTCGGCCGGAGCCACCATCCTCGGCATCGGTTACCTGATCCCGGTGATCTATCTGATCTGGTCGATGCGTTACGGCAAGCGCGCGAGCGCGAATCCCTGGGGGGCCGTGGGCCTCGAGTGGGAAACCCACTCGCCGCCACCGACCTTCAATTTCGACGAGCCGCCGACGGTGGACCACGAGGCCTACGAGTACACCAAGAGAAAGGAATCTCGTGTCGAATAGCACGGCGTCGGAGGCGCACGTCCCAGGCCTGGCTCACCACTGGGATAGCCATTTACAGCAGCAGGAGGCCTCGTTCTTCGGAATGTGGGTCTTTCTGATCACCGAGATCATGTTTTTCGGTGGTCTTTTCACGGCCTACGTGGTCTACCGCACCGCGAATCAGGAAGCCTTCGCCCTGGCAAGCAGCGAGCTCTCGATCGAGTGGGGAGCGTTCAACACGGTCGTTCTCATCAGCTCCAGCCTCACCATGGTGCTGGCTGTTTGGTCGGCGGCCACGGCTCAACGCAAGGCGACCGTCGGGTTTATCTTCGGCACCATTGTCCTGGGTTCGGTGTTCCTGGGCGTCAAAGCCATCGAGTACAGCCACAAGTTTCACGAGCACCTGGTTCCGGGCCCGGGCTTCGATGCCTCGCACTTCCCGGAGGCGATGGCGAACTCGGCGCAGATGTTCTTCAACCTCTACTTCTTGATGACCGGCCTGCATGCACTGCACATGGTGATCGGAATCGGCCTTCTGATCTGGCTGATGGTCTTGGCCTGGAAGGGCAGGTTCACGCCCGAGAATCACAACTTCGTCGAAGGCATAGGCCTTTACTGGCATTTCGTCGATATCGTGTGGATCTTCCTCTTTCCCCTGCTCTATCTCCTGGGAAGGAACGCGGCGTGAGCGAACTCGTACCCGCGGTCAGAATCCACATCGCGGTCTTCCTCGCTCTGATGGTCGGAACCGCCCTGACCGTGGCCACCGCGTTTGCGGACCTCGGCGCCTTCAACGACGTCGTCGCCCTGACCATCGCAGTCGTCAAGACGACCCTGGTTGTGCTCTTCTTCATGCATGTCCGCAACAGTGCCCCGATGACCAAGCTGTCGATCATCGCCGGGTTCCTCTGGCTCGCCATCCTCATCGGCCTGACGCTCTCGGACTACTTCAGCCGCGGCTTCCTGGGCTAGACCTCGGGGCCACCATCATCGGGGACATCCTCATCGGGGACATCATTCCTTGGTGTCCCCTCCCGACTGGTTCTCGGAGCCAGTCAACCTTGTAGCGGTCGAGCCCCGCTTGCCCTGGAGCGAAGCGAAGGGTCTCGACCGTCCTATCGTCACCGACGACCCTTCGATCCCCACTACCGATTGAGGCCGCCGGTGCCGCCTCTCCGCGAGCGAAGAGAGGCTCGCTCCGAGGCGCACGCGGCCGGCCCCCAGCCGCGGCTCGCCGGAGTCCCTGTAGCGGTCGATCTCCGCTTGCCCTCGAGCGAAGCGAAGGGTGTCGACCGTCTTCTCTGCCGCAAACGGCAGCTCAGCCGACGGGCTCCGCGTTCTGGGGCATGGACGCCGCTCGGTGTCCACACCTCCGGCCAACGACGACGCCCGCGATGTGAAACTCAAGGAGCGCACCCTGACGAAACTCTCCAGCCAAAGGCCCACCTGGCTCGCTTCACCCGCAGGGAGCTCGACGAGGCGGTGTTCGCGGCCTACGGCTGGCCGCCGGACCTGACCGACGACGAGATCCTGCAAAGGCTCCTCGCTCTGAATCTCGAGCGTGCCGAGGAAGAACGGTCCGGCGCGAAGTAACTTGAGTCTCTCAGCAGACCACTCCACGTTCTCGGTGCTATCCGGAAGGATTCTTCGGCCATCTTCGACGGCCTCAGAATGACAGGGTGGGACTGATCTGCCGCGAGTCAGAAGCCGAACCTCCGAAGCAAACCGATGCGGCAGGCAGCCGGCCCAGGGGGCTCGCCGCAAGCGCCCGAGAGGCCGAAACGGACAGCGCTCTCGGCTTGCGCGTAGCGGCGCGCAGGCGAGGGCCCAACCGCCGCAGGCCTCCTAGCCCGAGCCGGCCCCTGGCCGGGTGCCTGCCGATCGGCGACGACCCGCGCTTGAAGGAGTGGCGCGTGGGTTCCGGAGCGAGCCTCTCCGCGCTCGCGAAGGGACCCACCGTCGCGACTCAATCGGCGCACCGACCTCAGAGCCGGTCGACACTCTTCGCTTCGCTCGAGGGCAAGCGGAGATCGACCGCTACAATTCCCGCCATGACGCTCTTCGAAATCTTCGCAACGCTCATCACCCTGGCCGCGATCTTCAGCTACCTGAACTTCCGATTCCTGAAGCTGCCGGCCACCATCGGCCTGATGGTCATGGCGCTGGTGACTTCGCTGATTCTCATCTGGGTCGGACACTACTCTCCACCGGTCTTCGAGGCCGCCCAGGGGCTATTGAACTCGATCGACTTCAATCAGACCCTCATGCACGGCATGCTCGGTTTCCTGCTGTTTGCCGGTGCGCTTCACGTCAATATGAGCGACCTCCGAGAACAGAAGTGGGTGATCGCGCTTCTGGCAACGGCGGGCATCTTGCTCTCCACTCTTCTTGCCGGCAGCCTGGCCTGGGTCGTCTTCAACCGAGTGCTCGACTTCGACGTCCCGTTCATCTACTGCCTGCTCCTGGGGGCCATCGTGTCGCCGACCGACCCGATCGCTGTCATGGGAATTCTAAAGACGCTCGGAGCGCCCAAGTCTCTCGAAACCAAGATCACCGGGGAGTCCCTGTTCAATGACGGGGTCGGCGTGGTGATCTTCCTGGCGATCGCCGGGGTGATCGGCTTCGGGCACGCCTCGGCTCAGGGGCACGAATCCGCAAACCAGCTCAACGCGCCGGCCGCCGTCGTGAGCCATGAGGCGGCCGAGACAGCGCATACAGCATCTGAAGCCGGCGAAGCCGGATCGGAAGTCTCGGTAGGTGACGTCGCCAAGCTCTTCGCGCTCGAAGCGGTCGGCGGAGCGCTCATCGGGTTGGTCCTCGGGTTCATGGCTTTTTATCTGCTGTACACCATCGACAATTACCACCTCGAGGTCTTGATCTCGCTCGCCCTGGTTGCCGGCGGTTACGCGCTTGCCAACCGGCTTCACCTGTCGGGCCCGATCGCCATGGTCATCGCGGCGCTCATCATTGGCAACCACGGCCGTGAGGTGGCGATGTCGGATTTGACACGCAGCAACCTGGACACATTCTGGGAGCTGATCGACGAGATTCTGAACGCCATTCTCTTCCTGTTGATCGGTCTCGAAGTGCTGGTGCTGCGCTTCAACCGGGAGTTCCTGCTCGCAGGCCTGCTGATGATCCCGGCGCTCCTGGCGGTGCGTTTCGTCTCGGTCGGAATCCCGATCACCCTTAGGAGGCGCTTCAGGGGCTTCACGCCCCATGCGGTGAAGATCCTCACCTGGGGCGGACTGCGCGGTGGAATCTCGGTTGCGCTGGCGCTATCGATACCTAGAACGCTCCACGGAGAGCCGGTTGCCTATCGTGAAGTCATCCTTGCCGTGACCTATTCGATCGTCGTCTTCTCGATCATCGTCCAGGGGCTCACGGTCGGCCCCCTCGTTCGACGTTGCCTGGGCGATCCGACAGCCGAGCCGGCAGCCTGACACCCCGGCCCGGCAAGGCCCCGTTCAGGCGATCAGCCGTGAAATACTCCCCGCAAAGAGATTGACGTCGAAAGGAGTCGGGGAATGCCCTATACGGTCTACAAGCTGATTCACCTCAGTGCGATCCTGTTTCTGTTTACGACTGCCGGCGGCGTTGCGCTCTATGTCGCCAACGGCGGCACCCGGGAGAACAACGTTGCCAACAGGTGGGTCTCCGCGATTCACGGGCTGACCCTGGTCTTGATTCTGATCAGCGGTTTCGGTCTCGTCGCCAGGATCGGCACCGGCTTCGAGCTCTGGGTCTGGGCCAAATTCGCGCTCTGGTTCATCCTCGGGAGCCTGGCGCTGCTGCCACTGCGCAGGCCCAACCTCGGCTATCTCTTCTTCTTTCTGATTCCGCTACTCGGTGGCCTGGCCGCCTCGCTGGCGATCTTCAAGCCGTTCTGAAGGGCTGGTCGATGAGCTCCGCAGCCGGCGGCAAGCCTCTCAGCTACAGCAGCTATCTCAAGATCGACGAATTGCTCGATCTGCAGAAGCCGCTTTCCGAGGGACCGGAGCATGACGAGACCCTGTTCATCATCATTCACCAGGTCTATGAGCTCTGGTTCAAGCAGATCAACCACGAGATCGACTATGCGCGAATAATGCTCGAGGCCGACCGAGCCGAAGACGCTCTCGCCGTCCTCAAACGCATCCTCACCATCCTCAAGATCATGGTGGCTCAGGTCGACGTCCTCGAGACCATGACACCGGTTTCGTTCAGTTCGTTTCGAGCCCGTCTGGAGTCGGCCAGCGGCTTTCAGTCCGCTCAGTTCCGTGAGTTCGAGTTCCGGCTCGGCCTGAAGAAGCACGCAATGGTCAATCACCACCCCGCTGACAGCCCGGGAGGCAAACGGCTGCGCAAGCTCGTGGATGAGCCGACGATCTACGACTCGTTTCTTCGTTTTCTCGCCGGGCGCGGCTACGCGATTCCAGAGGAGCTCTCGGCTCGCGACGTGCGCGAACCGATTCCCGAATCGCGAGCCCTTCAGGACATCCTTGTCGACATCTACCAGAGCGACCACCTTTGCTCCACGCTCTGCGAGCGCCTGGTCGACCTGGACGAGGGAGTCCAAGAGTGGCGATATCGCCACGTCAAGATGGTCGAGCGCACCATCGGGACCAAGCCGGGCACCGGCGGCTCCGAGGGAGCCGACTACCTGAAGACCACCCTGTTCCAACCGTTGTTTCCCGACCTCTGGGCCATTCGAAGCCGGCTCTAGCGATGCCAAGGAATCCCGAGGAGTTTCGGGCGGATCCCTGCCCTCTCGTCCGCCACTACTCACGCTTCCGCGTCGGCGAGCGCTGGCTTCTGAGCGGCCATTCCCACCAGGCCTGGCCGGACCGCGGCTTTCGCGGCCAGCAACGGGCCTGGGAGGACGCCGCCCTCCACGTCGACGACAAGTGGGAGCGGGCGTTCGCCAAGGCCGAAAGGGTTCGCGAGGGCTACCGGTGTCTCCTCGATGACTCCGGCGGCCTCTACTCGCTGGCCGCTTCCACCCACGATCTCCTGATCAAGCTCTTCTCCGCCCTTCCGCTCGCCGAACGACCCAAGATCGTGACGACGACGAACGAGTTCTACTCGATGGCCCGGCAATTGGCGCGATGGCAGGAGGAGGGGATCGAAGTCGTGCGGGTGCCCTCGCTACCGGCGCTTACCGTCGGCGAGCGGCTGGCCGAAGAGGTCTGCGAGCGCACCGCCGCCGTTTACACCTCAACCGTCTTCTTCGATACCGCAGCGATCGCCGGAGACCTCACCGCAGTGGCGGACCGCTGCCGGCACCACGGCGCGGCTCTCGTTCTCGACGTCTACCACCAGTTGAACGTCGTACCGTTCTCGCTCAGACAGCGGGGACTCGAAGACGCCTTTGTCACCTCTGCCGGCTACAAGTACTGCCAGCTCGGAGAAGGCAACGCGTTTCTCCGTTTTCCGAGGAATTGCAGGCTTCGACCCGTTGCTACCGGTTGGTTTGCCGAGTTCGGAGAGCTGACGCAGGAGAAGAAGCCCGGCCAGGTCCGGTACGCTTCCGGCAACGATCGCTTCGCCGGAGCGACTTACGATCCAACCAGTCACTACCGGGCGGCCGAGGTTTTCGATTTCTTCCAGGAGGAAGAGCTCGAACCAGAGCTTCTGCGAGCGATCAGTCAACACCAGGTCGGCCTGTTGATGCGCAGGTTCGACGAGCTCGACCTCGATCCCGCTCTGATGTGCCGCAATAGAGACCTCCCGCTGCCCGCGACAGGAGGGTTTCTGGCCCTCTCCTCGCCCATCGCCGGCGCGGTTCAACGCGCGCTCAAGCGGGCCGGTGTCTTCACCGACAGCCGGGGCACGACCCTGAGGCTCGGGCCGGCACCATATCTCTCCGACCGCCAGATAGAGCAAGCCGTCGGGATTCTCGGTGAGACCGTCCGCTCCCTGGCCCGCCAATAAGGAACCTAGGGCTATGCACCGACGCGACCCTATCGGCCCGCGTTCCGGCATCAGTGATCAAGGGGGAGTTGGGGCGGGCAGTCTGGCCAGCAGGCGGCTCAGCCCACCAGAGCCCTGAGCGCGTAACCGACGGCGTACGCCAACCCCGCGGCGACTCCACCCACCGCCAGCGTCGCGAGCCCGGTCTTCCAGTAGGCGTGCAGCGACCAGCGACTGCGGGCGCACCCGATCAGAAAGAAGACGACGCCGGTAGCGACAATCGACACAACGAATGCGCTCTTCAGTCCGAGCAGATAGGGCCCGAGAGGTACGGCCCCACAGATCAGAAAGGCCGAGAAGGTGCTTGCGGCTGCCCACCCGGCGGAGCGAGCTTCGGGCGGCAGACCGTACTCCTCGGTCAACATGGTCTTCACCCAGCGCTCCCGATCGGAGCTGATGACCTCGACGATACGATCCAGCGTCTGTCCTTTGAAACCCTTGAGCGCGAATATCTGCCGGAGCTCCTCGCGCTCACCCTCGGGTGCCTCTTCGATATGACGGAGCTCGATGCTCCGCAAGTGGTCGATCTGGTCGTGCTCGGCCTTCGTGCCGGAGTAGTTGCCGGCCGCCATGGAGAAGCCGTCCGCCAAGAGATTGGCCAGTCCCAGTACTACGATGACCGTCGAGGACAGCTCGGCTCCCACGACACCCGAGACGATCGCGAATGTCGTCACGGCCCCATCGATGCCGCCGTAGATCCAGTCGTGGAGATAGCTGGCATCGGGACCACCGGCGAGCCGCCTTCCGATTGCCTCGGGGCTGTGGTCGTGTTCCATGGCAACGGTCAGGCGGAACCGTGAGCCACCGGTGTGGATGCCTTCGTCGCCTGCCAGAGATCCTCGAGCGCACCATTCAGACCGCGCCGGGATCGCCAACCGAGTGCGTTCAGCTTCGATGTGTCGGCACACAAGAGCGGAACGTCGACGGGCCGCAGGCGCTCGGCATCGACCTCGACCGATACGGTCATGCCGGTAATCTCGATCAGTCGATCCAACGCCTCCTGGATCGACACCGCCGTGCCGCTGCCGAGATTGTAAATTTCGCGAGCCTCTCCCCGCTCGACCAGTTTGACGAAAGCGGTCGCTCCGTCCGATACATGGACGAAATCCCGCCGGGCCTCGAGGTTGCCCACCTTGAGGACCGCCGAATCTAGCTCCCGCTGGTCGGCCAACTGAGCGGCAAAGCTCGGCAGGGCAAACGCGGTTTCCTGACCGGGGCCGACCAGATTGAACATCCGAACGACGATGCCACCGGACGCCAGAGCCAACCTTTCGGCGGCCGCCTTGGTCAATCCGTACGGATTCCGCGGCGCCGGCCGGCGGCTCTCGGGAATCGGCTGGCTCGCGGACGGAACCGAGCCATAGACCTCACTGCTTGATGCGAGCACGATCCTGGCGCCAGGTGCCGCGGCGACGATGTTCTCTACGCCCAGAACATTGGTCGCGAAGTACTGCGGCATCCGATCCCAGGATCGGCCGACGTGGCTCAAACCCGCAAGATGGATAACCGTCTCCGGAGCCATCTCCGATACGACCCCATTCAACGCGGAGCGATCCAGAATGTCGACCTGCGTCTCGACCACTCCCTCCCGCGGCTCGCCTCCCTCGAGTCGAATCCCGTAAACCTCGTACCCTTCCGCGAGGAGCTTGGGCGCCAAGTGCCTGCCCAGGAACCCTGAGATACCTGTAATCAGGACTCGCATGGCGGTCGCCGGTCTCCGATCAGCGGAATCGATCCTGTTCGCCGTGGTTGAGATCGAGAAACGTGCCGATGTTCTTGAGTGACACAGCCATCCGGATGTCGCGGTCCCTGCGCACGGTCGTCTTGAGCTCGCGGAACTCGAAGCGGATCCCGTAGCACTGGGAGGTGTAGTAGAAAATGTGCCGATGCTGCTGAACCAAGCCCGTAAGGAGATCCAGGTTGATCTGGTTCTGCATGCGCAAGTGGTTCTTGACCAGAGTCAAGTCCGTAAACACGCGGGCCTGATGACTGCGTGTCGTTCCCTGCTCGGGATTGATCGAGGTCACCCATGTGAGTCCGACGGAATCGGCTCCAAACCGGAGACCGCCCAGAAGCGAAGCCGAGCTCAACCGGTCGAACAGGGCACTGTAGGAAGTTCTCGCCTCCAGACTCGCCCGGTCCGAGGGAGTGAAGCGCAAACGCGCTGTGATCGGCGATTGCTTTCCGAGTCGGCTCATGTCGAGGGACTGCTCGAAAGGCTTATCGCTCAGGCTAAAGGACTGACCGATCTCGAACGACAGAATCTCCCGTGCCCCGACCAGGGAGTCCTCGTCCGCCGGCTTGGCCAGCAGGCGATTGACCAGGCTGACGCTGAAAATCTCCTGATCGACCAGAGTATCGACCTCGTCGAACAGAGGTACGAACTCCTGGTCATCGAACTCGTCGATGCGCGTATACGACCATCGCGGCTCGATGATGTGCTTGAACTTGCCAAAGCTGCCGACTCTCTTGTCGACGACCTTCGAAAAAGAAGGGCCGATCAGCGACGCGGAGACCGAGGGCGCGGTTCGAGTCAAGGACTCCCCTCGGAAGGCCGTCTTGCTTGGGATGACGCTATCTTCGTACCAGGTCATGCGGGCCGAGGCCGCAACCGAGAACGAGAGCCAGGGCACCGTACTGATCGGAAGCGTCAGGCTCGGCAGGAAATCCGCTCTGGCGTAGCTTCCCTGGATGACATTGGTCCGGTCGACCTCGAGCCGGTTGGCCGAGCTCAACAGGCTCAGGTAGAGCGGCAGTCGGCCAAGGCGGGTGGGACGAAGGCGATACTCGATCTCGGCGAGCTGCCTCTGCGTGACGGTTACGTCTCTTCGAATGAAGGTCTCCCGCTCGTCCGCCAGGATATTGAGGGAGTGCGATCCCCAGTTGCCCGACACAAAACCGGCCGAATAGAGCGAGCGGATCGAGATGTCGTTGAAGTTGCGCTCGAAGTCCCGAAAGAACTCGAAATCCGAAAAGTCGGTGTAGTTGACGACGCCGCGCATTCCGAGCGGTAGCCGGTCGCTGGTGTGCTTCCAGGACGCCTTCCAACGCACGCTGTCCTCGATCGGATCATCGATCGCGAACGCTTGGAAGGTGCCCCCGGTGAACAGACTCGGCCGATAGCGAAACTCCGTGCCGAGGCCGTAGTACTCATTGCCGTAGAGATCGCCGTAGATGGTGGTGTCGTAACTGTCGCCGAACGGCTGGAAGTACGCGAGTCCCAGAACCGCACCACGGCTCGACGAGTACCCGAGATTGGGAAACAAGAGACCCGGCACCCGGCCGCTCTTGACCGGGAACAGAGCGTAGGGCATATAGAGGATGGGGAGCTTCTTCACCCGCATCCGGGTGTTCTTG
The bacterium genome window above contains:
- the ctaD gene encoding cytochrome c oxidase subunit I; translation: MSTQVAKADRRRTHYLNADFGVKSWLLTRDHKRIALLYLISVSLFFLLGGLMAVFIRLELVTPAGDFVQAGTYNRLFTMHGILMVFFFLIPSVPAVLGNFLIPLMIGAKDLAFPRINLASWYVYTIGGLFTLWAVLQGGVDTGWTFYVPFSTTYSNTYVIAVGLGIFITGFSSIMTGVNFIVTIHRMRAPGLTWFRLPLFVWAHYATSLIFILGTPVLAITILLLAAERMFHIGIFDPALGGDPVLFQHLFWFYSHPAVYIMILPTMGVMSELVTAFARKRIFGYKVMAFASVAIAILGFLVWGHHMYVSSQSPYAGMIFSVLSMLVAVPSAVKVFNWTATLYEGSVSWETPMLYALGFIGLFTIGGLTGVMLATLGIDIHVHDTYFVVAHFHYIMVGGAIMGFLGGLHFWWPKITGRLYPIFWSKFGAIVIFLGFNLTFFPQFLLGYMGMPRRYYSYPDDFQVLNVMSSAGATILGIGYLIPVIYLIWSMRYGKRASANPWGAVGLEWETHSPPPTFNFDEPPTVDHEAYEYTKRKESRVE
- a CDS encoding cytochrome c oxidase subunit 3 family protein; translated protein: MWVFLITEIMFFGGLFTAYVVYRTANQEAFALASSELSIEWGAFNTVVLISSSLTMVLAVWSAATAQRKATVGFIFGTIVLGSVFLGVKAIEYSHKFHEHLVPGPGFDASHFPEAMANSAQMFFNLYFLMTGLHALHMVIGIGLLIWLMVLAWKGRFTPENHNFVEGIGLYWHFVDIVWIFLFPLLYLLGRNAA
- a CDS encoding SCO family protein, coding for MSAGRKALLWAFLGTVLCGAGVGIGPAEAQPTAPPKVGLPAGQVPEQLRGIGFEQRLGEPIPLDLELVDAAGRTILLGDRLSERPALLVPVYYDCPMLCGLVLEALSKSLRVLSLEVGRDFDVVVFSFDSTEGHELAAKTRKRILRYFDSEAGWSFLVGSDESIRRLTTSIGYTAKRDQKSGEMAHAAGLFVLTPEGRIARVFFGIDYPPRDLRLALVEAGEGTIGGFVDQVLLFCFRYDPATGRYSTAILRIVRVGGMLTALAVAAFVYLARRRERVHSPNTTAGSAEGTA
- a CDS encoding tryptophan 2,3-dioxygenase, encoding MSSAAGGKPLSYSSYLKIDELLDLQKPLSEGPEHDETLFIIIHQVYELWFKQINHEIDYARIMLEADRAEDALAVLKRILTILKIMVAQVDVLETMTPVSFSSFRARLESASGFQSAQFREFEFRLGLKKHAMVNHHPADSPGGKRLRKLVDEPTIYDSFLRFLAGRGYAIPEELSARDVREPIPESRALQDILVDIYQSDHLCSTLCERLVDLDEGVQEWRYRHVKMVERTIGTKPGTGGSEGADYLKTTLFQPLFPDLWAIRSRL
- a CDS encoding sodium:proton antiporter — its product is MTLFEIFATLITLAAIFSYLNFRFLKLPATIGLMVMALVTSLILIWVGHYSPPVFEAAQGLLNSIDFNQTLMHGMLGFLLFAGALHVNMSDLREQKWVIALLATAGILLSTLLAGSLAWVVFNRVLDFDVPFIYCLLLGAIVSPTDPIAVMGILKTLGAPKSLETKITGESLFNDGVGVVIFLAIAGVIGFGHASAQGHESANQLNAPAAVVSHEAAETAHTASEAGEAGSEVSVGDVAKLFALEAVGGALIGLVLGFMAFYLLYTIDNYHLEVLISLALVAGGYALANRLHLSGPIAMVIAALIIGNHGREVAMSDLTRSNLDTFWELIDEILNAILFLLIGLEVLVLRFNREFLLAGLLMIPALLAVRFVSVGIPITLRRRFRGFTPHAVKILTWGGLRGGISVALALSIPRTLHGEPVAYREVILAVTYSIVVFSIIVQGLTVGPLVRRCLGDPTAEPAA
- the coxB gene encoding cytochrome c oxidase subunit II encodes the protein MSDRFPLFPESATKLAREIDALYFTALGITAVFSLLIAVLVLYFAIRYRRRSEDEVGKPEKGGLWLEIVWSAIPLAILMGMFGWGAKIFFEARRPPSDAVAYYVTAKQWMWKFQHPDGRREINDLHVPLGQTIKLVMTSEDAIHSFFVPAFRVKMDVLPGRYTTLWFRAEKAGTFRLFCTEYCGTEHSFMRGSVVVMEPRDYEAWLGNRTLGPQRVATGEELFAQLACDTCHRSNSAAQAPILDGIFGKVEKFADGSEVLIDENYLRESILNPGAKLVEGYMAIMPTAQGRLSEEELLQLIRYLKSLGEEAPAEPETAGSSEGPAEEQGS